The genomic stretch ACCGAAGCACGTGCTGAAGGTCGGGCTGGGCTCGGTCACGCCTTCCTCGGTGCCGGGGATCTTCGCGGTGAACCCGCTGATGAACTGATATTCCATCTGCTCGGGGCTCAGACGGCTGATGGGCGGCAGCACGCCGAAGGCGTCGGCGGTCAGGAACACGATGTGCTTCGGATGTCCCGCCTGGCCGCCGGGCCGGTGGTTGGGCACCTGTTCGATCGGGTACGCACTGCGGGTGTTCTCGGTGAGGCTGCCATCGTCCAGATCCGGGACGCCCTGGGCGTCGAGCACCACGTTCTCCAGCACGGTGCCGTACGTCCGGGTCGTGCGGAAGATCACGGGCTCGGCCTCCGGGTTCAGGTGGATGACCTTGGCGTAGCAGCCGCCCTCGAAGTTGAACACGCCGTGCTCCGTCCAGCCGTGCTCGTCGTCACCGATCAGCTGCCGGGTCGGATCGGCGCTCAGCGTGGTCTTGCCGGTGCCGCTCAGGCCGAAGAACAGCGCCACGTCGCCCCCGTCGCCCACATTCGCCGAACAGTGCATGGGCATGACGCCGGACTGCGGCAGCAGGAAGTTCAGGACGCTGAAAATGCCCTTCTTGTTCTCGCCGGCGTACTGCGTGCCGCCCGCGATGATCATCTTCCGCGTGAAGTTCACGAGGATGAAGGTGCCGCTGCGCACGCCGTCGCGCTCGGGGTCGGCCTTGAACGACGGGATGTTCAGCACCGTCCAGTCTTCCTCGAAGCTGCGCAGCTCGTCGGCGGTGGGCCGGACGAACATGTTCCGGATGAACAGGCTGTGGTACGCCATCTCGGTGACCATCCGCACCGCGACACGGTGATCCGGGTCGGTACCCGCGAACACCTGCTGGACAAACAGTTCCTTTCCGGCGGCGTAGTCGGTCATGCGGGCCAGCAGGCGGTCGAACACGTCCGGCGAGATCGGGGTGTTGAACCCGCCCCACCACACTGTTTCCCGCGTCAGGTCGTCCTCCACGATGAAGCGGTCTTTGGGACTTCGTCCGCCCTTGTCCGTCCGCACCGTCAGCGGGCCGGTGGCCGCCTGGACGCCCTCTCCCCGGCGGATGGCGTGGGCGTACAGGGCGTCCACGCCGGGATTCAGGTGGATGGTGGCGCGGTCGATCCCCAGGTCAGACAGTGGCGTGCTGGACGTCAGGCTCATGGGACTCCTCGGAAGATCACGGGCATGGCCCGGCGGGAACGTGAACAGAGGTACAGAGTCCAGTGTCCACAGTGAACCGCTTCCATCCCAAGCCCTTTTTGTCACAACGCCGGGAACACCGTGCCCGTTTCCGCACGTTTCACCGCGCAGATCCCCTGGATTTAGGGTAGCGCAGCGGCGCCGGATTGCGTGTTCTGCAGTGTGCCGGCCCAGCATTTTGACCTCCTGCTCGCCATGAACTCATGACACTAATGGTGTCCATGCTGAAGAGACAGTCGTACGGCGGTGCGGCAACTGCGGTCACCGGACAGGAGTGCCCACCCACCGGGCGGACGGCGGGCGGGGAGGAGTGGCCATCACTCCTCCCCGCCTGCTGGTACCGCACTCAGTTCTTGCTGGCGTCGCTTCTGCCGGGATCCCGGCCCGGTTCGCCCGCCGGCGGGGTGGGTTGGGTCGGCTGGGCCGGGGCGGACGCCGCGGCCGTTCCGACCTGGGCAGTCGCGGCGGCGGCCGGCGGCGCTTTGGGTTCCTCCAGCCGTTCCATCCACACCGATCCCACGATGTTGCGCACGTTCCGTCCTGCCTGGTGCAGCGCCTCGGCGGCCTCAGGGCTGACACGGCCCACGGCG from Deinococcus sp. AB2017081 encodes the following:
- the pckA gene encoding phosphoenolpyruvate carboxykinase (ATP); translated protein: MSLTSSTPLSDLGIDRATIHLNPGVDALYAHAIRRGEGVQAATGPLTVRTDKGGRSPKDRFIVEDDLTRETVWWGGFNTPISPDVFDRLLARMTDYAAGKELFVQQVFAGTDPDHRVAVRMVTEMAYHSLFIRNMFVRPTADELRSFEEDWTVLNIPSFKADPERDGVRSGTFILVNFTRKMIIAGGTQYAGENKKGIFSVLNFLLPQSGVMPMHCSANVGDGGDVALFFGLSGTGKTTLSADPTRQLIGDDEHGWTEHGVFNFEGGCYAKVIHLNPEAEPVIFRTTRTYGTVLENVVLDAQGVPDLDDGSLTENTRSAYPIEQVPNHRPGGQAGHPKHIVFLTADAFGVLPPISRLSPEQMEYQFISGFTAKIPGTEEGVTEPSPTFSTCFGAPFMPRHPGEYARLLARKVRDSGARVWLVNTGWTGGMYGQGHRMSIAHTRALLNAAISGGLDGVAFGREPFFGLEIPTEVPGVPAEVLNPQQAWADPEAYARTAHKLARMFRENFQRFEAGVDPAVTASMPNPDA